A section of the Kribbella sp. HUAS MG21 genome encodes:
- a CDS encoding methylated-DNA--[protein]-cysteine S-methyltransferase, which translates to MTDLESRLARLDTPELKPPVLPDADVAYTLHDTPIGTMLLAIARGRVVASSFGDEETMTARLARAVSPRVLRQPRPLDDVRRQLDEYLAGERQAFDVEVDLALATPFQRLVLEDLPAHTRYGATTTYGAVAADIARPKAARAVGTALGANPVCVLLPCHRVVGASGALTGYAGGLAAKRFLLNLEAKS; encoded by the coding sequence ATGACTGATCTCGAGAGCCGGCTGGCCCGGCTCGACACCCCCGAACTGAAACCACCGGTTCTGCCCGACGCCGACGTCGCCTACACCCTGCACGACACCCCGATCGGGACGATGCTGCTCGCGATCGCGCGCGGGCGGGTCGTCGCGAGTTCGTTCGGCGACGAGGAGACGATGACCGCCCGGCTCGCCCGCGCGGTGTCCCCGCGGGTACTGCGGCAGCCACGTCCGCTGGACGACGTACGACGGCAGCTCGACGAGTATCTGGCCGGCGAGCGGCAGGCGTTCGACGTCGAGGTGGACCTGGCGCTGGCGACGCCGTTCCAGCGGCTCGTGCTGGAGGACCTGCCGGCGCACACGCGGTACGGCGCGACGACGACGTACGGCGCGGTCGCCGCCGACATCGCGCGGCCGAAGGCGGCTCGTGCGGTCGGGACCGCACTCGGGGCGAACCCGGTGTGTGTGTTGCTGCCGTGCCACCGGGTGGTGGGCGCGAGTGGGGCCCTCACCGGGTACGCCGGAGGGCTCGCGGCGAAACGGTTCTTGCTGAATCTCGAAGCAAAAAGCTGA
- a CDS encoding ATP-binding protein, with protein sequence MSSATLPADVSVVDVVLPHEVSAVADARRRLASYLERYRVARAACDDAQLVLSELLSNAIRYAPPLPAGEVRAAWWIDKAGIHVEVTDGRGDTEPRRISDPHPESIGGRGLAIVDVLTSGWDVRTAANHRTVHAVIPS encoded by the coding sequence TTGTCCTCTGCGACCCTGCCCGCCGACGTGAGCGTCGTGGACGTCGTACTGCCGCACGAAGTGTCAGCGGTGGCGGACGCCCGCCGCCGTCTGGCTTCCTATCTCGAGCGCTACCGGGTCGCCCGAGCAGCCTGTGACGACGCCCAGCTCGTGCTCTCCGAGCTGCTCTCGAACGCGATCCGGTACGCGCCGCCGCTGCCCGCCGGCGAGGTCCGCGCGGCCTGGTGGATCGACAAGGCCGGGATCCACGTCGAGGTCACCGACGGCCGCGGCGACACCGAGCCGCGGCGGATCAGCGACCCGCACCCCGAGTCGATCGGCGGCCGCGGCCTGGCGATCGTCGACGTCCTCACCTCCGGCTGGGACGTCCGCACCGCCGCCAACCACCGCACGGTGCACGCGGTCATTCCGTCCTAG
- a CDS encoding ABC transporter ATP-binding protein → MAPNPGLLTSTVRVRELVRRYDDRAVLDGLDLDIAPGEFVALLGKSGSGKSTLLRALAGLDHDVEGTGELAVPDNVSVVFQDSRLLPWARVLDNVVLGLNGAADRGRTSLDEVGLAGRENAWPNELSGGEQQRVALARSLVREPELLLADEPFGALDALTRLKMHVLLRKLCAAHQPAVLLVTHDVDEAIVLADRVIVLDAGRIVSEETITLAAPRSAADPGFAAVRSRLLDALGVSV, encoded by the coding sequence ATGGCGCCGAACCCTGGCCTCCTGACCAGCACCGTCCGGGTCCGCGAGCTCGTCCGCCGGTACGACGACCGCGCCGTCCTGGACGGGCTCGACCTGGACATCGCGCCCGGCGAGTTCGTGGCGCTGCTCGGGAAGAGCGGCTCCGGCAAGAGCACGCTGCTCCGGGCGCTGGCCGGGCTCGACCACGACGTCGAGGGCACCGGCGAACTCGCCGTCCCGGACAACGTGTCGGTGGTCTTCCAGGACTCCAGGCTCTTGCCCTGGGCAAGAGTTCTCGACAACGTCGTGCTCGGGCTGAACGGCGCCGCGGACCGCGGCCGGACGAGCCTCGACGAGGTCGGCCTGGCCGGCCGCGAGAACGCCTGGCCGAACGAGCTGTCCGGCGGTGAGCAGCAGCGGGTCGCGCTGGCACGCTCGCTGGTCCGCGAGCCCGAGCTGCTGCTCGCGGACGAGCCGTTCGGCGCGCTGGACGCGCTGACCCGGTTGAAGATGCACGTGTTGCTGCGCAAGTTGTGCGCCGCGCACCAACCCGCCGTACTGCTGGTGACGCACGACGTCGACGAGGCGATCGTGCTGGCCGACCGGGTGATCGTGCTCGACGCCGGCCGGATCGTCAGCGAGGAGACCATCACGCTGGCCGCGCCGCGCAGTGCGGCCGACCCAGGATTCGCCGCGGTGCGGTCGCGGCTTCTCGACGCTTTGGGGGTATCGGTATGA
- a CDS encoding arginine deiminase yields MTETGGVKAYGVDSEVGPLRTVMLHRPGNELRRLTPRNNDKLLFDGIPWVGRAQDEHDAFAQALRDRDVEVLYLGELLTESLNDPAARAQAVAGATEDLRLGDTLRDHLRTSLGELDPAALAEALMAGVRNDEVRAGGLVTSLLAHEDFLIDPLPNLLFTRDSSVWIRDSVAVTSLAMPARVRETQLTELIYTYHPRFAGAGKVYDHQLEHVEGGDVLALGPGVLAVGVGERTTPAGVERLARRVFAKGLAHTVLAVPIAQQRATMHLDTVCTMVDTDAVLMYPNMAEEMRALAVTTDGDRLHVAEPEPFLVAAAKALGIDTLRRIDTGLDPVTAEREQWDDGNNTLALAPRVCIAYERTVETNARLEESGIEVIRISGSELGSGRGGPRCMSCPVLRAPVTT; encoded by the coding sequence ATGACCGAGACGGGCGGAGTCAAGGCGTACGGCGTCGACAGCGAGGTCGGCCCGCTGCGAACGGTGATGCTGCACCGGCCGGGCAACGAGCTCCGCCGGCTCACACCCCGCAACAACGACAAGCTGCTGTTCGACGGCATCCCCTGGGTCGGTCGCGCCCAGGACGAGCACGACGCGTTCGCCCAGGCCCTGCGGGATCGCGATGTCGAGGTGCTGTACCTCGGCGAGCTGCTGACCGAGTCGCTCAACGACCCCGCGGCCCGGGCGCAGGCGGTGGCGGGCGCCACCGAGGACCTGCGACTGGGCGACACCCTGCGCGACCACCTGCGGACGTCGCTCGGCGAGCTGGATCCGGCCGCCCTCGCGGAGGCGCTGATGGCCGGCGTCCGGAACGACGAAGTACGGGCCGGCGGGCTGGTGACGTCGCTGCTCGCGCACGAGGACTTCCTGATCGACCCGCTGCCCAACCTGCTGTTCACCCGCGACTCCAGCGTCTGGATCCGGGACTCGGTCGCGGTCACCTCGCTGGCGATGCCGGCCCGGGTTCGCGAGACGCAGCTGACCGAGCTGATCTACACGTACCACCCGCGGTTCGCCGGCGCCGGCAAGGTGTACGACCACCAGTTGGAGCACGTCGAGGGCGGGGACGTACTCGCGCTGGGTCCCGGCGTCCTCGCGGTCGGGGTCGGGGAGCGGACCACGCCGGCGGGGGTGGAGCGGCTGGCCCGGCGGGTGTTCGCGAAGGGGCTCGCGCACACGGTTCTCGCCGTACCGATCGCGCAGCAGCGGGCGACCATGCACCTCGACACCGTGTGCACGATGGTCGACACCGACGCCGTGCTGATGTACCCGAACATGGCGGAGGAGATGCGGGCGCTGGCGGTCACCACCGACGGGGACCGGCTGCACGTCGCGGAGCCCGAGCCGTTCCTGGTGGCGGCGGCGAAGGCGCTCGGCATCGACACGCTCCGCCGGATCGACACCGGCCTGGACCCGGTGACCGCCGAGCGGGAGCAGTGGGACGACGGGAACAACACGCTCGCACTGGCTCCACGCGTGTGCATCGCCTACGAGCGCACCGTCGAGACGAACGCGCGGCTCGAGGAGTCCGGGATCGAGGTCATCCGGATCTCCGGCTCCGAACTCGGCTCCGGACGCGGCGGCCCGCGCTGCATGTCCTGCCCGGTCCTTCGGGCCCCGGTGACAACGTAA
- a CDS encoding DUF5926 family protein gives MGKKSRQRAKNSTPTVTLDPADLVDVGPREPCPCGSGKRFKQCHGKERAQAVDTFVVRPFEGLPAECDLIAFREIVPSGTVEVELTGENAGRKVNLVTLLPMAMPGLVRDDESIWIGMQTHASSGDPSRDLGHAITAALRTEPGNPIQLGDLMKDGPRLQDLIDTSKPLEVKVHEGFDYWVGENVEDPTGEVAAGLERANAAASPTVRLESVEAAYWTQIGDRIYLRWVLPHTEDRLLDALARLHAAGASALVDGSRLIGSFRALGVLAPVWELPAGTQAADVEKPAADFATALEKALATEAPLTTEERAARAGLASRQLTIR, from the coding sequence ATGGGAAAGAAGTCGCGGCAGCGCGCGAAGAACTCGACTCCGACCGTCACGCTCGACCCCGCCGACCTGGTGGACGTCGGGCCGCGCGAACCCTGCCCGTGCGGCTCGGGCAAGCGGTTCAAGCAGTGCCACGGCAAGGAGCGGGCGCAGGCGGTGGACACCTTCGTGGTCCGGCCGTTCGAGGGGCTGCCGGCCGAGTGTGACCTGATCGCGTTCCGCGAGATCGTGCCGTCCGGGACCGTCGAGGTCGAGCTCACCGGCGAGAACGCCGGCAGGAAGGTCAACCTGGTCACCCTGCTGCCGATGGCGATGCCGGGCCTGGTCCGCGACGACGAGTCGATCTGGATCGGCATGCAGACGCACGCGTCGTCCGGCGACCCGAGCCGCGACCTCGGGCACGCGATCACCGCCGCGCTGCGCACCGAGCCGGGGAACCCGATCCAGCTCGGCGACCTGATGAAGGACGGTCCGCGCCTGCAGGACCTGATCGACACCTCCAAGCCGCTCGAGGTGAAGGTCCACGAGGGCTTCGACTACTGGGTCGGCGAGAACGTCGAGGACCCGACCGGTGAGGTCGCCGCGGGCCTGGAGCGCGCGAACGCGGCGGCCTCGCCGACCGTCCGGCTCGAGTCGGTCGAGGCGGCGTATTGGACCCAGATCGGCGACCGCATCTACCTGCGCTGGGTGCTGCCGCACACCGAGGACAGGCTGCTCGACGCGCTCGCCCGGCTGCACGCCGCGGGTGCGTCCGCGCTGGTCGACGGCAGCCGCCTGATCGGCTCGTTCCGCGCCCTCGGGGTGCTCGCGCCGGTCTGGGAGCTGCCCGCCGGCACGCAGGCCGCCGACGTCGAGAAGCCGGCCGCCGACTTCGCCACCGCGCTCGAGAAGGCGCTGGCGACCGAGGCGCCGCTGACGACCGAGGAGCGCGCCGCCCGCGCCGGCCTCGCGAGCCGCCAGCTCACCATCCGCTGA
- a CDS encoding ABC transporter substrate-binding protein: protein MSRKRLLSALALLAVVAGCGSNAAADGAAKLSLDAALPTTVPDGTKIVIGDPATEVALKLSGQIDKVSKFVQFANLSGGPQTTEAFRAKALDGGSVAEIPPIHATWTGLNVKIVASKYRKDPLNHPIYQLGVAPGVSVKTLGDLRGKKVAYSPGQAQGALILKVLKKAGLTKDDVKLVELPSTGDVYSNALSAKQVEVAPIGGVQIKRYLTKYGKDGATTIPHGIRDDAGHLYVATESLEDPGKAAAIRAYVAAWGVAQDWIDKHPAEWIKGYYVENQGLTEADGQWLVDNAGHPDIPADWSDAIKRHQETIDLLSKETGNKDIEAKDLYDLRFQTVAADAIKGGAK from the coding sequence ATGTCTAGAAAACGCCTCCTTTCCGCCCTCGCCCTGCTCGCCGTCGTCGCCGGCTGCGGCAGCAACGCCGCGGCCGACGGCGCCGCCAAGCTGTCGCTGGACGCGGCGCTCCCGACCACCGTCCCGGACGGCACCAAGATCGTCATCGGCGACCCCGCCACCGAGGTAGCGCTCAAGCTGTCCGGACAGATCGACAAGGTGTCGAAGTTCGTCCAGTTCGCCAACCTGAGCGGCGGTCCGCAGACCACCGAGGCGTTCCGGGCGAAGGCCCTCGACGGCGGCTCGGTCGCGGAGATCCCGCCGATCCACGCGACCTGGACCGGCCTGAACGTCAAGATCGTCGCCTCGAAGTACCGCAAGGATCCGCTGAACCATCCGATCTACCAGCTCGGTGTCGCGCCAGGCGTCTCGGTGAAGACGCTTGGCGACCTGCGCGGCAAGAAGGTCGCGTACAGCCCCGGCCAGGCGCAGGGCGCGCTGATCCTGAAGGTGCTGAAGAAGGCCGGCCTGACCAAGGACGACGTGAAGCTGGTCGAGCTGCCGAGCACCGGGGACGTGTACTCGAACGCACTGTCCGCCAAGCAGGTCGAGGTCGCCCCGATCGGCGGCGTGCAGATCAAGCGGTACCTCACGAAGTACGGCAAGGACGGCGCGACGACGATCCCGCACGGCATCCGTGACGACGCCGGACACCTGTACGTCGCGACCGAGTCGCTCGAGGACCCGGGCAAGGCCGCCGCGATCCGGGCGTACGTCGCCGCGTGGGGCGTCGCGCAGGACTGGATCGACAAGCACCCCGCGGAATGGATCAAGGGGTACTACGTGGAGAACCAGGGCCTGACCGAGGCCGACGGACAGTGGCTGGTGGACAACGCCGGGCACCCGGACATCCCGGCGGACTGGAGTGACGCGATCAAGCGTCACCAGGAGACCATCGACCTGCTCTCCAAGGAGACCGGCAACAAGGACATCGAGGCGAAGGACCTCTACGACCTGCGGTTCCAGACGGTCGCCGCGGACGCGATCAAGGGAGGCGCCAAATGA
- a CDS encoding dihydrofolate reductase family protein, with amino-acid sequence MTRTVTANISLSLDGRVNGAGGDHDMSWIVPHAITEGARDHMLRVTQPATTVLLGRKNYQGFGGFWPAVAEDENAAPQDRAFSRWLNETEKVVFSTTLTEAPWQNSRIADGDPADVVKRLREQDGGDIIVLASSSVIRALLAADEVDRLSITLDPELVGGGARLFEDGLPATSWKLTSSTPTESGAVCLLYDRVRD; translated from the coding sequence ATGACCCGCACAGTGACCGCCAACATCTCGCTCTCGCTCGACGGACGCGTGAACGGGGCCGGCGGCGACCACGACATGAGCTGGATCGTGCCGCACGCGATCACCGAGGGCGCCCGCGACCACATGCTCCGGGTGACCCAGCCGGCCACGACGGTGCTGCTGGGCCGGAAGAACTACCAGGGCTTCGGCGGCTTCTGGCCGGCGGTGGCCGAGGACGAGAACGCCGCGCCGCAGGACCGGGCGTTCTCACGCTGGCTGAACGAGACCGAGAAGGTGGTCTTCTCGACCACGTTGACCGAGGCGCCGTGGCAGAACTCCCGGATCGCCGACGGCGACCCGGCGGACGTCGTCAAGCGGCTCCGCGAGCAGGACGGCGGCGACATCATCGTGCTGGCGAGTTCGAGCGTCATCCGCGCGCTGCTGGCCGCCGACGAGGTCGACCGGCTGAGCATCACCCTCGACCCCGAACTGGTCGGCGGCGGGGCCCGGCTGTTCGAGGACGGGCTGCCGGCCACGTCCTGGAAGCTGACCAGCTCGACGCCGACCGAGTCCGGCGCAGTCTGCCTGCTCTACGACCGGGTCCGCGACTGA
- a CDS encoding flavin reductase family protein, with protein sequence MSLPALNRPALSVVPDRTEERVVDADVYKSVFRRHAAGVVVITADAGHGPVGFTATSLVSVSLLPPLVSFAIATSASSWPTVSTATSLVINFLSAEQHALAGRFATSGIDRFAEPTRWSRLATGEPALDDAPSFLRAQVEHRFAVGDHYLVVARLATHTERREHDPLLYHDGHYAKAHHV encoded by the coding sequence ATGTCTTTGCCTGCCCTGAATCGTCCTGCCCTGTCCGTCGTGCCCGACCGCACCGAGGAGCGGGTTGTCGACGCCGATGTCTACAAGTCCGTGTTCCGTCGCCACGCCGCCGGTGTCGTGGTGATCACCGCGGACGCCGGCCACGGCCCGGTCGGGTTCACCGCGACCTCGCTGGTCTCGGTCAGCCTGCTGCCGCCGCTGGTGTCGTTCGCGATCGCCACCAGCGCGTCCAGCTGGCCGACCGTGAGTACGGCGACCAGCCTGGTGATCAACTTCCTGTCCGCCGAGCAGCACGCGCTCGCGGGCCGGTTCGCCACCAGCGGGATCGACCGGTTCGCCGAGCCGACCCGGTGGTCGCGGCTGGCCACCGGCGAGCCCGCTCTCGACGACGCCCCGAGCTTCCTGCGCGCCCAGGTCGAGCACCGTTTCGCCGTCGGCGACCACTACCTGGTCGTCGCGCGCCTCGCCACCCACACCGAACGTCGTGAGCACGACCCGCTGCTCTACCACGACGGCCACTACGCGAAAGCCCACCATGTCTAG
- a CDS encoding putative leader peptide gives MTTTHLTRRRVIDLLRTASATCR, from the coding sequence ATGACGACGACACACCTCACCCGCCGTCGCGTCATCGACCTGCTGCGGACGGCAAGCGCCACCTGTCGGTGA
- a CDS encoding zinc-binding dehydrogenase: protein MPAEAFQRYVDLVADGKLPIRIDRVFTMDEIGEAHRIMQDGGAVGKLVVRVEGPAT, encoded by the coding sequence CTGCCCGCGGAGGCGTTCCAGCGGTACGTCGACCTGGTCGCGGACGGCAAGCTGCCGATCCGGATCGACCGCGTCTTCACGATGGACGAGATCGGCGAGGCGCACCGCATCATGCAGGACGGCGGCGCGGTCGGGAAGCTCGTCGTCCGGGTTGAGGGCCCCGCCACCTGA
- a CDS encoding LLM class flavin-dependent oxidoreductase, giving the protein MTRQLHLNAFLMSTGHHEASWRLPESDPFANTSVQHYQALAQLAERGKFDSVFFADSPVLFGDVGRRPAGSLEPTVLLTALAAVTSRIGLIATASTTYNEPFNLARRFASVDHVSGGRAGWNVVTTAGPEAARNFNLSDQPAHAERYERAAEFLEVAYKLWDSWQDDAAIADKAEGVWAVQDRVRPIEHVGRHFQVRGPLNLPRSPQGHPLIVQAGSSEDGKGLAARYAEAVFTAQQTLEDAQDFYRDLKARAVALGRDPSSVKILPGIVPVIGSTVAEAERLEHRLDALIRPEYARLQLAKTLRVAPEDLPFDQQLPDELPDEDEIEGAKSRYTLIVTLARREQLTVRELIGRLGGGRGHRTFTGTPEQVADAIQHWFEAGAADGFNIMPPVLPSGLTTFVDEVIPILQARGLFRTEYTGTTLRDHYGLPRPARRTAERQEASA; this is encoded by the coding sequence ATGACGAGACAGCTGCATCTGAACGCGTTCCTGATGAGCACCGGGCACCACGAGGCGTCCTGGCGGCTGCCGGAGAGCGACCCGTTCGCGAACACGTCCGTGCAGCATTACCAGGCGCTGGCGCAGCTCGCCGAGCGCGGCAAGTTCGACTCGGTGTTCTTCGCGGACTCGCCGGTGCTGTTCGGCGACGTCGGGCGGCGTCCGGCGGGCTCGCTGGAGCCGACCGTGCTGCTCACCGCGCTCGCTGCCGTGACATCGCGGATCGGGCTGATCGCGACCGCGTCCACGACGTACAACGAGCCGTTCAACCTGGCGCGGCGGTTCGCCAGCGTCGACCACGTGAGCGGCGGCCGCGCCGGGTGGAACGTCGTCACCACGGCCGGGCCGGAGGCGGCGCGGAACTTCAACCTCAGCGACCAGCCGGCGCACGCGGAACGGTACGAGCGGGCGGCGGAGTTCCTCGAGGTGGCGTACAAGCTGTGGGACTCCTGGCAGGACGACGCGGCGATCGCGGACAAGGCCGAGGGCGTGTGGGCGGTGCAGGACCGCGTGCGGCCGATCGAGCACGTCGGTCGGCACTTCCAGGTCCGCGGCCCGCTGAACCTGCCGCGGTCGCCGCAGGGGCACCCGCTGATCGTGCAGGCCGGGTCGTCGGAGGACGGCAAGGGCCTGGCAGCGCGGTACGCCGAGGCGGTGTTCACCGCGCAGCAGACGCTGGAGGACGCGCAGGACTTCTACCGGGACCTCAAGGCGCGGGCGGTCGCGCTCGGGCGGGACCCCTCGTCGGTGAAGATCCTGCCCGGGATCGTGCCGGTGATCGGGTCGACGGTCGCGGAGGCGGAGCGGCTGGAGCACAGGCTGGACGCGCTGATCCGGCCCGAGTACGCGAGGCTGCAGCTGGCGAAGACGCTGCGGGTGGCGCCGGAGGACCTGCCGTTCGACCAGCAGTTGCCGGACGAGCTCCCGGACGAGGACGAGATCGAGGGCGCGAAGAGCCGGTACACGCTGATCGTGACGCTGGCGCGCCGGGAGCAGCTGACCGTGCGCGAGCTGATCGGTCGGCTGGGCGGCGGCCGCGGGCACCGGACGTTCACCGGTACGCCGGAACAGGTCGCGGACGCGATCCAGCACTGGTTCGAGGCCGGCGCGGCCGACGGGTTCAACATCATGCCGCCGGTGCTGCCGTCCGGTCTGACCACGTTCGTGGACGAGGTGATCCCGATCCTGCAGGCCCGCGGCCTGTTCCGCACGGAGTACACCGGTACGACGCTCCGCGACCACTACGGCCTGCCGCGACCCGCCAGGCGTACGGCGGAACGCCAGGAGGCGTCCGCCTGA
- a CDS encoding sigma-70 family RNA polymerase sigma factor produces the protein MAREKVVLPPFQALVDAHWRDVARLARAMAGEDGDDVAQRAWEKAYTAYPTLTSAKNLRSWLLTITARCATDVHRARKPQRPLDEAPPVAVDGPDAADWPDPDLWRAVNELPERQRFAITLKYVGDLDHHGVAAALDTTPAASRRLVSDALATLRTKLGVHDD, from the coding sequence ATGGCTCGGGAGAAGGTCGTACTGCCGCCGTTCCAGGCGCTGGTCGACGCGCACTGGCGGGACGTGGCCCGGCTGGCGCGGGCGATGGCCGGCGAGGACGGCGACGACGTCGCGCAGCGCGCCTGGGAGAAGGCGTACACGGCGTACCCGACGCTGACCTCGGCGAAGAACCTGCGCAGCTGGCTGCTGACCATCACCGCCCGGTGCGCGACGGACGTGCACCGGGCGCGGAAACCGCAACGGCCGCTGGACGAGGCGCCGCCGGTCGCGGTCGACGGCCCGGACGCCGCGGACTGGCCGGACCCCGACCTGTGGCGGGCGGTCAACGAACTGCCCGAGCGGCAGCGGTTCGCGATCACGCTCAAGTACGTCGGCGACCTGGACCACCACGGCGTGGCCGCCGCCCTGGACACCACGCCCGCCGCGTCGCGCCGGCTCGTCAGCGACGCGCTGGCCACCCTGCGCACGAAACTCGGAGTACACGATGACTGA
- a CDS encoding ABC transporter permease — protein sequence MSATTLPGLRTRTAARPVVQRRRLGPGRPIRFGAAIGPVLLLAIWSVGSATGWIDQRILSAPWTVVTTAGDLIADGRLQSNLWTSAQRALLGLAFGIVLGVVLALISGLSRLGEAVLDGPIQIKRAIPSLALLPLLILWLGIGESMKIVTILLGVFVPIYIHTHNGLRTIDSRYVELAQTVGLSQWAFIRRVVLPGALPGFLLGLRFAVTGAWLSLVVVEQINSTSGIGYMMELARTYGQTDIIIVGLVVYGVLGLLSDGAVRLIQRRALSWRRTLAS from the coding sequence ATGAGTGCGACGACCCTTCCCGGACTGCGGACGCGCACCGCCGCGCGTCCCGTCGTACAGCGTCGGCGGCTCGGGCCGGGCCGGCCGATCAGGTTCGGCGCCGCGATCGGCCCCGTGCTGCTGCTCGCGATCTGGAGCGTCGGCTCGGCCACCGGTTGGATCGACCAACGAATCCTGTCCGCGCCGTGGACCGTGGTGACCACCGCCGGCGACCTGATCGCCGACGGGCGTCTGCAGTCGAACCTGTGGACGTCCGCGCAGCGTGCGCTGCTCGGCCTCGCGTTCGGCATCGTGCTCGGCGTCGTGCTCGCGCTGATCTCCGGCCTGTCCCGGCTCGGCGAGGCGGTCCTCGACGGGCCGATCCAGATCAAGCGGGCGATCCCGTCGCTGGCGCTGCTGCCGCTGCTGATCCTCTGGCTCGGCATCGGTGAGTCGATGAAGATCGTCACCATCCTGCTCGGGGTGTTCGTGCCGATCTACATCCACACCCACAACGGCCTGCGCACCATCGACAGCCGGTACGTCGAACTCGCGCAGACCGTCGGGCTCTCGCAGTGGGCGTTCATCCGGCGCGTGGTGCTGCCGGGTGCGTTGCCCGGCTTCCTGCTCGGGCTGCGGTTCGCGGTCACCGGCGCGTGGCTGTCGCTGGTCGTCGTCGAGCAGATCAACTCCACCAGCGGTATCGGCTACATGATGGAGCTGGCCCGCACGTACGGGCAGACCGACATCATCATCGTCGGCCTGGTCGTGTACGGCGTCCTGGGCCTGCTCTCCGACGGAGCCGTCCGCCTGATCCAGAGGAGGGCCCTGTCATGGCGCCGAACCCTGGCCTCCTGA
- a CDS encoding glycerophosphodiester phosphodiesterase family protein, translating to MGKLPRVVAHRGASDVNPEHTVAAYRQAIDIGADGLECDVRLTADGHLVCVHDRRIDRTSNGRGVLSTMSLEELESYDWGSWKNPWADLDEEAALPTVDVRKVLTLETLLATVRDAGRPVELAIETKHPTRYAGLVERRLVEALERFGWAHPRLGTESPVRVMSFSWLSLRRLRTAAPGLRTVLLMDRVPLRFRDGSLPTGVSYAGPSLEIVTAHPEYVDRAHKHGHQVHVWTVNAENDIRHCRDLGVDAVISDRPDMALRVLAEPAEGVGRRT from the coding sequence ATGGGGAAACTCCCACGGGTGGTCGCGCACCGCGGTGCCAGCGACGTGAATCCCGAACACACGGTGGCGGCGTACCGGCAGGCGATCGACATCGGCGCCGACGGGCTCGAATGCGACGTGCGGCTGACCGCGGACGGGCATCTGGTCTGCGTCCACGACCGCCGGATCGACCGTACCTCGAACGGCCGCGGCGTGCTGTCCACGATGAGCCTCGAAGAGCTCGAGAGCTACGACTGGGGATCGTGGAAGAACCCCTGGGCCGACCTGGACGAAGAGGCCGCGCTGCCGACTGTCGACGTCCGCAAGGTGCTCACGCTCGAGACGCTGCTCGCGACCGTCCGGGACGCCGGCCGCCCGGTCGAGCTCGCGATCGAGACCAAGCACCCGACCCGGTACGCCGGACTGGTCGAGCGCCGGCTGGTCGAGGCCCTGGAGCGGTTCGGCTGGGCGCATCCGCGGCTCGGAACGGAGTCGCCGGTCCGGGTGATGAGCTTCTCCTGGCTGTCGCTGCGCCGGCTGCGGACCGCGGCCCCGGGCCTGCGCACGGTCCTGCTGATGGACCGCGTCCCGCTGCGCTTCCGGGACGGTTCGCTGCCGACCGGTGTTTCGTACGCCGGACCGAGCCTGGAGATCGTCACCGCGCACCCGGAGTACGTCGACCGCGCGCACAAGCACGGGCACCAGGTGCACGTCTGGACCGTGAACGCGGAGAACGACATCCGGCACTGCCGCGACCTCGGCGTCGACGCGGTGATCAGCGACCGCCCGGACATGGCGCTTCGAGTTCTCGCAGAGCCCGCAGAAGGTGTAGGACGTCGTACCTGA